Proteins encoded together in one Chitinophaga varians window:
- a CDS encoding S1/P1 nuclease, whose amino-acid sequence MRKKILTGLILAFLLPLASFAWGPNGHRIVAEIAWQHLTPQAKKAIANILGRQSLPMIANWPDFIKSDTTHQYDHTNKWHYLDFPANISRAEFDSLLKAATGENLYTQTQAMVRDLKNKQLTKEKKLFSLTFLVHMLGDMHQPLHVGRDEDMGGNKINVMWFNQPSNLHRVWDEQLIDFQQLSYTEYTKAIDIATPARVKALQSGTIADWMFESHLLADKVYGYTNPDAKLSYRYNYVFVEDMNNQLLKGGLRLATILNGIFK is encoded by the coding sequence ATGAGAAAAAAGATCCTGACAGGCCTGATTCTGGCCTTTTTACTTCCTTTAGCCAGCTTTGCCTGGGGGCCTAACGGGCACCGCATTGTAGCAGAGATTGCCTGGCAGCACCTGACGCCACAGGCTAAAAAAGCCATTGCCAACATCCTGGGCCGCCAAAGCCTGCCTATGATCGCTAACTGGCCTGATTTCATCAAATCCGACACTACACACCAGTACGACCATACCAACAAATGGCACTATCTCGATTTTCCGGCCAATATCAGCCGCGCGGAATTTGACAGCCTCCTGAAAGCAGCCACCGGTGAAAACCTGTACACTCAAACACAGGCGATGGTCCGTGACCTGAAAAACAAACAGCTGACCAAAGAAAAGAAGCTTTTTTCCCTCACCTTCCTCGTACATATGCTGGGCGATATGCACCAGCCGCTGCACGTCGGGCGTGATGAAGACATGGGCGGCAACAAAATCAATGTCATGTGGTTCAACCAGCCATCCAACCTGCATCGCGTATGGGATGAACAACTGATCGACTTTCAGCAGCTCAGCTACACGGAATATACCAAAGCTATCGACATCGCCACTCCTGCGCGGGTCAAAGCCCTGCAAAGCGGCACTATCGCTGACTGGATGTTTGAGTCTCACCTGCTGGCAGACAAAGTGTACGGCTACACTAACCCGGACGCTAAACTCAGTTACCGCTACAACTATGTGTTTGTGGAAGACATGAACAACCAGCTCCTGAAAGGAGGCCTGCGCCTCGCCACCATCCTGAACGGGATCTTCAAATAA
- a CDS encoding PfkB family carbohydrate kinase, which yields MALTVVGTMAFDEIETPFGKSGKIIGGSATYIAWAASNFVQPVNQVSVVGEDFPQAELDALTARGVALDGVQVKKGEKSFYWSGKYHMDMNTRDSLVTDLNVLADFNPVIPESYQGSEFLILGNLTPQVQMSVIDQLTVRPKLIVMDTMNFWMEVAMEDLLKVLKKVDLLMVNDSEARQLSGEYSLVKAAKKILTMGPRYLIIKKGEHGALLFHENHVFFAPAMPLDEVYDPTGAGDTFAGGFIGYLAKTRDISFENMKTAIIVGSAMASFCVEKFGTSRLTEVTHEELNARLEQFVQLVNFDIDLV from the coding sequence ATGGCTCTTACAGTCGTAGGCACAATGGCGTTTGATGAAATTGAAACGCCCTTTGGTAAATCAGGAAAAATCATTGGCGGTTCCGCCACCTATATCGCATGGGCTGCTTCTAATTTTGTACAACCGGTTAACCAGGTTTCCGTGGTGGGTGAAGATTTCCCACAGGCTGAGCTGGACGCGCTGACTGCCAGAGGTGTGGCATTAGACGGAGTACAGGTGAAGAAAGGCGAAAAATCTTTCTACTGGTCCGGTAAATACCACATGGACATGAACACCCGCGATTCGCTGGTGACTGACCTGAACGTACTGGCGGACTTTAATCCGGTTATCCCGGAAAGCTACCAGGGCAGCGAATTCCTCATCCTGGGGAACCTTACACCGCAGGTACAGATGAGTGTAATTGACCAGCTGACGGTCCGCCCTAAGCTCATCGTAATGGACACCATGAACTTCTGGATGGAAGTGGCCATGGAAGACCTGCTGAAAGTGCTGAAGAAAGTAGACCTGCTGATGGTGAACGATAGCGAAGCACGTCAGTTGAGCGGTGAATACTCTCTGGTGAAAGCGGCCAAAAAAATTCTGACCATGGGCCCCCGCTACCTGATCATCAAAAAAGGTGAACATGGTGCGCTGCTCTTCCACGAAAACCATGTGTTCTTCGCTCCGGCTATGCCGCTGGACGAGGTATACGACCCAACCGGCGCCGGTGACACCTTCGCAGGTGGTTTTATCGGTTACCTGGCGAAAACCCGCGATATCTCCTTCGAAAACATGAAGACCGCGATCATCGTAGGTTCTGCTATGGCGTCCTTCTGCGTGGAAAAATTTGGTACTTCCCGCCTGACAGAAGTAACGCATGAAGAACTGAATGCCCGTCTGGAACAGTTTGTACAGCTGGTAAACTTCGACATCGACCTGGTATAG